Below is a genomic region from Bacteroidales bacterium.
GTTTCAGTACAGCCAGGTATTCCAATAAACGTTCTTTTACTTTTTCCAATCCGAAATGATCTTCATCCAGGATTTTTTTCGCCCGTATCAGATCGAAATGATCTGTGGTATACTCATTCCATGGGAGATCGAGTAAAGTGTACAGATAATTGAGTTGATTGGAGTATTCTACGGAAGCCAGGTTAAGCCTGCGTAATTTTTTTAATTCCCGCTCAAAGACCTTTTCATGTTCCCGTCCCCATTTTTTCTTTGCTCCTGCTTCTTCTAAATACCGGAATTCCTGATTTGCAGGATCTGCCCCCAATTCTTCCTGTATGACTTTCATTTGCTGTTGGAGCATGTATTCCCGTTGCTGTTTGTCAAAATCAGATTTGACCTTATTTTCAATCTGATGTTTGATCTCCAATAGTTGAAGCTCTTGTGCCAAATAATCAATCAGTGAAGTTGCCTGATGCTTTAGGTTAGGTATTTCAAGGATTTTCTGTTGATTGACAATTTTTATAGGTACATGGGCAGCCACGAAATTAACGGCAAGTAAGGGATTGTCAATATTCTTGATGACAAAAGAAGTTTCCGGCGAATAGGTGGATATAAAATCAATAACCCTGATAGATAGCTCTTTAACGGTTGCAGCCAAAGCCTGGTATTCAGGATCATTTTCATTTTCCAGTACATCATCAAATAAATGGTATTTTACACAATGAAGCGAATTTTTTCCGGTAAACTGATCTACTGTAAAGCGCTTTTTCCCATGAAGGATCAATACCCGGGATCCATCAGGCATCTCCAGGATTTTAACGATTTGGGCAATGGTACCTACCCGGTATAAGTCGTCTACAGATAACGTTCTGTCAAGAAAACCCACTTTCTGGCTCAGGACAGCAATATACTGCTTGTTTTTATAGATATCGTCGATGAACTTTTGCGGTTGTGCCCGGCCAATATTTATAGGCAATACTACTCCCGGAAACAGCACAGTATGTGATAAGGGAAAAACAGGTAGTATGTTAGGTAAAGGTAATTCCTGATCTGTTTCATTGTTAACAGGAATAAGCACATCTTGTCCTTTTTCCTGAATATCAATGAACAAAGAAGGATCAATGATAAAATTGTAGAAACTTTTTGCCATAAATACCGAGGTCTGATTTATGTTTTTTCTTTTACCTTTATGTATATAACAATTGAAAAGGAGTTTTTGCAAAAAAAAACTTCGAATTCCACAAATTTATCATGAAATTCGAAGTTGAACAATTATTTCTTACAAAATTTATTTTTTCTTGTAATGATCTTTGTAGCGATTCATAAATTTATCAACGCGTCCGGCAGTATCCACCAATTTCATTTTTCCTGTATAAAACGGATGGGATGTATTAGAAATCTCCAGTTTGATTAATGGATATTCGACGCCGTCTATTTCAATTGTTTCACGTGAATTGGCTGTAGAACGGGTGATAAAGGTATGGTCATTTGACATATCTTTAAATGCCACCAATCGGTAATTTTTAGGATGAATGTCCTTTTTCATTGCTTATTATCTGATTATAAAATATATATTCAATTTTTCGGATGGCAAATATACACATAATAACGATATGTACAAAAAGTTTTCGCCTTTTTAACCATTTTTTCTTCTATGACGACGTAACTAAAATTTTCCGGGTATCTTTTAAATTTTTCAATCCGAATAATTTAAAAGATACCCGGAATAGTTCTGTAAACAACAAATATCAAAAAAGACTGCCATACGACAGTCTTTTTTGATATTATCAACTTATTATACAGTATAAGTCGTAGACACGGTATCACCGCCCCGGCCGGTCCAGTTGGTATGGAAAAATTCACCGCGCGGTTTGTCGATACGTTCGTAGGTGTGTGCTCCGAAATAATCGCGTTGAGCCTGTAACAAGTTGGCAGGCAAACGTTCCGAACGGTATCCGTCATAATAACATAGCGCTGAAGTCAGTGTGGGAACGGGCACACCGTTGGCCAGGGCTGCCGATACGACATTACGCCATCCATCCTGTGCTTCTTTCAGTTTTTGAGTGAAATACGGATCGAGCAGGATATTTGCAATATCGGGATTCTTGTCGAAAGCTTCTTTGATCTTTCCTAAGAATACGGAACGGATGATACAACCGCCGCGCCACATCATAGCAATTCCACCGTAGTTCAGGTCCCATTTATATTCTTCGGAGGCCGAACGCATCAGGGTATAGCCCTGTGCATAAGAAACAACTTTAGATGCAAACAATGCTTTGCGCAGATCTTCAACGAGTGCTTTCTTGTCACCACTGAATGCAGGTTTTGGTCCCTGTAATATTTTAGATGCAGCTACACGTTCGTCTTTTTGGGCAGATAAACAACGTGCAAATACCGCTTCTCCGATCAATGTCAGGGGAATACCCTGGTCTAAAGCAGCAACGGCTGTCCATTTACCGGTACCTTTTTGTCCTGCGGTATCAAGGATCTTGTCTACAATAGGTTTGCCGTCTGTATCTTTGTAAGCCAGGATATCACGGGTGATCTCGATCAGGTAACTGTCAAGGTCTCCTTTGTTCCATTCGGCAAATACTTCGTGCATTTCATCGGCGCTCATGCCCAACAGGTCTTTCATTACCTGGTAAGCTTCGCAGATCAGCTGCATGTCGCCGTATTCGATACCATTGTGTACCATTTTTACGAAATGTCCGGCACCGTCTTTTCCCAC
It encodes:
- the gnd gene encoding decarboxylating NADP(+)-dependent phosphogluconate dehydrogenase, which codes for MKEVSDIGLVGLAVMGENLVLNMESKGFSVSVYNRTVEKVDNFVNGRGKGKKIFGAHSIEELVASLKRPRKVMLMVKAGKAVDDFIELLLPYLEPGDIIIDGGNTHFPDTNRRTKYVESKGLLYIGTGVSGGEEGALLGPSIMPGGSPAAWSAVKPIFQAIAAKVDDGKTPCCDWVGKDGAGHFVKMVHNGIEYGDMQLICEAYQVMKDLLGMSADEMHEVFAEWNKGDLDSYLIEITRDILAYKDTDGKPIVDKILDTAGQKGTGKWTAVAALDQGIPLTLIGEAVFARCLSAQKDERVAASKILQGPKPAFSGDKKALVEDLRKALFASKVVSYAQGYTLMRSASEEYKWDLNYGGIAMMWRGGCIIRSVFLGKIKEAFDKNPDIANILLDPYFTQKLKEAQDGWRNVVSAALANGVPVPTLTSALCYYDGYRSERLPANLLQAQRDYFGAHTYERIDKPRGEFFHTNWTGRGGDTVSTTYTV
- a CDS encoding type B 50S ribosomal protein L31 — encoded protein: MKKDIHPKNYRLVAFKDMSNDHTFITRSTANSRETIEIDGVEYPLIKLEISNTSHPFYTGKMKLVDTAGRVDKFMNRYKDHYKKK